The genomic stretch AAAAGATTACAGAGTTTTTGGACACAGCTGTATGGGCGCCAAACCATAAGCTTCGTGAGCCGTGGAGATTTTTACTATTCCGGGAAGAGGGTCGTCAAAAGTTATCGGAGGCCATCGCTGCTGAGATGGGGGAAGACAACAAGTTTGTAACTACGGTCCTGAATGTGCCGACGATTATGCTTGTTGTTATGAAAGAAGATCCGAGACAAGCGATCTTTGATGAAGATTTTGCAGCAACAAGTGCGCTTGTGCAGAACTTTATGTTAGCAGCCTGGGCTGAAGAGGTTGGAACATTCTGGGTGACAAAACCGTTCTTGTACGGGCCTAAGTTTAGAGAAACACTTGGCATTGTTCCAGGTGAGAAGATTGTAGGTATGCTCTATATCGGCTATCCTGATGTCGTTCCTAAACCGCAAGAACGTACATCAGCATCTGAAAAATTAACGATATTTAAATAAACGCTAACTATATCAAATTCATAATACCTTTAGTTGCTTTAATTACGATATAGGTCAAATGCTTTTGTCTAAATATAGTTACAAATTCATCATTTAAATGAGTCATGTAATTGATTCGGCTCGTGGTTAATCATCGAATTCAGCTATTTAACGAAGAAGAAGTTCCCTATGACAGCGATCAGTTCGTAGGGAACTTCTTTTTGGTTTGTTTATTCTTACTGCTTTTTAAAAATTGGTTTTACACAAGAAAAATGCGAACATTTGTGCTATAATTGAGATTGGTTAAGAGTGGTGGAATTCATTTAATAGATATAATCTTCGTTCTTTAGATCGATACTCCGATACGAGGTGGCATACTTTGAGCTTAACTTCGCTTATTCATACAAATAAGGACTTTCAAGAAATCATCCGTAAAGTTACACCGAAAGCAGCAGATTTTAAATCTTATTCTACGGAAGTTCCTCCTTTTAAGAAAAAATCGATACTTGCAGATTCTAATTTTACGAGCTATGTATCTGGACTCGTTAGGGTGTCTTTTCAATATATGATCAGTGCTATTTTGGCTAGGAAAAATCAAGATTCTCCTGATAAAGCCTTCAATCCGCTTGCAAGAAAAGGGTACGAAGTGATTCATGAATTCTTTTCCGATGTACCTGCGATCGATGAACTGACTCATCTTTTTGAGAGTTTCACTGAGGTTTGGGATTCATTTATAAGAGGAGAAGCGGTTTCGGAAGAAAAATTTATCCACGGAGCCTTTATGTGCAGTAAGCTCGATACGATCTACCGGCTTGGTGTACATGCGACTTTTACCAGTCCAACTGAATTTGTTCAGCAGTTTATCCATCCTCCTATGCCTGATGGAGAGAGCGACCTAAAGCTTCTATGGCAGATCTTTGAAGAACGTTTTCCTTATGAGCAAAGGACAGAAATTAAGTATTTTCCTTCCTTTGATGAGAAGCGAAGACGAGTGGGCGGAGCTTCGGCTGATTTTATGATTGGAGATACGCTGTATGATATCAAAACGACTAAAAAACACGGATATAACTGGAAAGAAGCTGCAGAACTAGTGACTTATTATTTACTGAATCGATTAGAAGGGGAGCCTTATAAAATACAAAAGCTCGCTTTTTACAAAGCAAGATTTGGAGTTATAGAGTATGTGGAAATCGGCGATTTATTGAGAAAGTATGATATGGAAGAAGCTTTGAATGATCTTAGTAAATTTCATCGAAGATGGAAATAGACTTTAGAACGTACAAGGATGTGAGGAAACTGTGGGGATTTGATTAAAAAGTTATCCTGCAGAACGGATATGCGATATAATGGACCTTTACAAAGACAATATCTTAAATGAGTATTTTACAAAATAACTGAATTTAATAATAACTCAAAATATAGCATGAATTGATCGGAGGACATCATCATGGCAAAATCGAAAGTACCTAAGCGGCCAACAAGAGATGAATTTGTACTAGAAGAATTAGGGAATCAGTTGTCAGAAGCCTATCAGGAAGAATCCACAATTGAAGTGACGGTATGGGCATGGGAAGAAAAAGTACGAGGGCAGATCGTGACGATGGATTCACGTACAGGCAAGGTACATATTCAGTCTGAAGAAGGGCTGTATAAAGTCCCCTTCATGGATATAATGAGAATGGATTACCCTAGAGATTAATAGCCAAAAGATAAAGCAAACCCGATCCTCGAAAGAAGATGGGTTTGTTTTTGATATTTATTTTTCATTTCGTATTTTTTGAATTCATATTTTTGATTCTTATGTTTAAACCTCAGAAAATTCTTTTCTTTATTCATATTCCTGCATCGCCACAGATCTCACATCTAAGTTCCGATACTGAATGGCTTCTGCTACATGGAGTGTTGTAATCTGCTCTTCTACTGCTAGATCTGCAATCGTACGAGCCATCTTGAGAATCCGATCATAAGATCTCATGCTAAGCCCAAGAGCATCAATGGTCTGATGAAGCATGTCCTCGGCAGGCTTATCCAGAACAGCAGTCCGACGAAGTAAACTGCCCGATAGCTCACTGTTCCATGAGATCGGCAGACCCTTATACCGCTCTTCCTGAATTTTCTGTGCAGCCAGCACCTGTGCTTGGAGATCTGCAGAGGAGGATGTAATCTTTACCTCAAGGCCTTCTTTGGGCCGGGGGACTTCGACTTGTAAATCAATCCGGTCCAGCAGCGGTCCAGATATTTTGGCACGATAGGCGGCTATTTTATGAGGTGTACAAGTACATCGCTGCTGCTTAGGATCATTGCCAGCATATCCGCACGGACAAGGATTCATGGAGGCGGCGAGCATAAAATGAGCAGGGAATGTAAAAGCAGCCCGGGCTCTGCTAAGTGTTACATGTCGATCCTCTAGCGGTTGTCTTAGTACTTCAAGGACTTGACGGTTAAACTCAGGAAGTTCATCCAGGAACAAAATTCCTCGGTGAGCAAGACTGACTTCTCCAGGTTTTGGTATTGTTCCTCCTCCGATCAGGCCGGCGGCTGAAATCGTATGATGTGGAGAGCGAAACGGACGAACAGTTGCTAGTCTACTCAGTCCATTTTTTAATTTGCCTGAAGCGCTTAGAACTTTGGTGACTTCAAGTGCTTCTTGATCGGTAAGCGGAGGGAGTATGGTCGGCAGACGTTTGATGAGCATCGTTTTTCCCGTGCCTGGAGGACCTACCAGCATAATGTTGTGCATTCCAGCGGCAGCAATTGTGAGTGCTCTTTTCACATGCTGTTGTCCTAGAACATCAATATAGTCTTCCATAAGATAAGAACCTTCTTCAGAAGATTCTTTACGTGATGCATATGTATTTGTAGAAAGATGAGCGTAGTCTTCGAGCTGTATTCTTCCTTGCTGTATTTTCCCCTTGGATTTAGATGAATCCGCGTCTCCAGACACGGAGGGGACCAAATCTCTTAAATGCCGAAGACCATAGACTTCAATTCCTTGGATAACCGAACCTTCGGTTACATTCTCTATGGGAACGACAACAGAATCAAAGCCTTGCCGGCGAGCAAGGTCTACCATACTAAGGATACCGGGTACAGGTCTAAGACTTCCATCGAGTGCTAATTCGCCTAAAAATAAAGTTTTCTTATTTGCAGGAAGGATAAGCTGCTCACTAGTTGTTAATACGGCCAGAGCAATGGCGAGATCAAAAGATGACCCTTCTTTACGTAGGTCGGCAGGTGCGAGATTAATGGTAATCCGCTGCAAGGGATACTGAAAACCACAGTTTTTGATCGCAGCTCGGACACGTTCTACTGCTTCACGTATTGCAGAGTCAGGAAGTCCGATAATCGAAGTTTGAGGTAACCCGTTAGACAAATCTGTTTCTACTTCAATGAGTACCCCATCGATCCCGTATAAACAAGCTCCAAATAATTTTCCGTACATATGAAAAAACACCTCGTTTTCAGTTTATCCCACTCAAGGTGAATGGGTAATTAAACATGAAAAAAGGTGCTTCCTTATTTTCAAAATGAACATGTATATTTCAATGGATTTCAATAGAACTTATGTGTGAACTTTTAGTCTGTAATTTTTAAGCTAAATAACTTAACTTCAAAAATAAATTTAGGGTTCTACTAAAACGACGTTAGAAGGTTATTATACTCAAATGGAATCATTTACTAGCAAGTTCATTGTAAACAATGATACTTTTCGATGTCAATCTTAATTATAGAAGAATACTCGGATGTTTTAAATGAACGTCTCGGACACACATTTACAGACCTTTATATGTAATTCCCACTAGCACCACTGATTGATGTTGTTTTTCTGCATGTGTTGATTGAAGATCAAGGACAAGATTTATTCTATTTTACTAATTTCTTTTTCTTTAATTTCTGTTTTACTAACTTCTACACTTGGTATTACATGCCCTGCTGCGATCTTTACGAATGACAACCGTATTTTCCTTTGCCTTATAGATTACTATTTCATTTTTTTTATTCTGTGTCTTATCTGCTCTATAATGATGGGATAACAGAAGTGAAGTAATATTACTAATTCAATCCTCAGCTTCTAGAAGGCATATTGTGTTACATATATGTTTCATGCAATCTAATTTTCCGTAATAAATTTAGGGTGCGACTAAATGATTGGAAATTAAATATGGTATTTTAGATTTGCTATGATAAAATAAGATACAAAGATTGGGTTGTATATGTATTTTGCATCAGAATCCAACATGATTTGAATGCCAGGGAGCAGGTGGATATTAATGAAAATTCATGAAGAGTTAAAGCTGGAGAACCAGCTTTGTTTTGCTATATATGCTTGTTCTAGAGAGATAACAAAGCTTTACCAGCCATATCTAGACAAGATCGGTGTCACCTATTCCCAGTATTTAGTGCTCATGGTGTTGTGGGAGCGAGAGGAATGTACAGTGAAGGAGATTGGCGAAGCGCTGTATCTCGATTCCGGCACCCTTACTCCGCTGCTTAAACGTATGCAGACCGCAGGGCTGATTAACAGAGAGCGTTCTGCACATGATGAAAGAAAAGTACTTATTTCGCTGACCGAAAAAGGGAAATTGCTCCAAGATGAAGCGGTTCATATCCCGAATGCGATGCGGAATCAAGCTTGTCTTGATGATGATCAGTTTAGATCTTTATTAAATCAATTCACAGATCTATTAACACAGGTTCACGAAAATAATGTCGAGGACAAACAAAAGAAGAACTAAGATAAAAATAGGCTGATAAGAACGAGCTTTATAATTCATCTGAAAAAAGGAGGAACCTTCTACTACTCAAGAGAATGAGCGTAGAAGGTTTTTCCATTTTTACCCAAACATTCTTTATTTGGAATGATATCGATATCAAAATACACTCAGTTTGATACCAATTTTTAAGGTAAGCGTTTTAAAAACGTGTTACAATGATGTGGGTTTATAAGGAAATATGACTAATTAGCCCGCCTTGTTGCAGTCATGTTGATAGGAGGATTCGAGAATGAATATCCATGAATATCAAGGAAAAGAAGTACTTAAACAGTACGGAGTTGCCGTTCCAAACGGAAAAGTAGCTTATACAGTTGAAGAAGCGGTTGAAGCCGCTGCGTCGCTGGGAAGCCCGGTGACTGTAGTGAAAGCACAGATCCACGCAGGTGGACGTGGTAAAGCAGGCGGCGTAAAAGTAGCCAAAACTATGGATGAAGTACGTGAATATGCCTCTGAAATTCTTGGGAAAGTGCTTGTAACGCACCAAACAGGACCAGAAGGCAAAGAAGTGAAA from Paenibacillus polygoni encodes the following:
- a CDS encoding nitroreductase family protein yields the protein MSDTPVQAAAKNLDIKEVIRGRRTIKKFQEQPVPVEKITEFLDTAVWAPNHKLREPWRFLLFREEGRQKLSEAIAAEMGEDNKFVTTVLNVPTIMLVVMKEDPRQAIFDEDFAATSALVQNFMLAAWAEEVGTFWVTKPFLYGPKFRETLGIVPGEKIVGMLYIGYPDVVPKPQERTSASEKLTIFK
- a CDS encoding YolD-like family protein encodes the protein MAKSKVPKRPTRDEFVLEELGNQLSEAYQEESTIEVTVWAWEEKVRGQIVTMDSRTGKVHIQSEEGLYKVPFMDIMRMDYPRD
- a CDS encoding YifB family Mg chelatase-like AAA ATPase, with amino-acid sequence MYGKLFGACLYGIDGVLIEVETDLSNGLPQTSIIGLPDSAIREAVERVRAAIKNCGFQYPLQRITINLAPADLRKEGSSFDLAIALAVLTTSEQLILPANKKTLFLGELALDGSLRPVPGILSMVDLARRQGFDSVVVPIENVTEGSVIQGIEVYGLRHLRDLVPSVSGDADSSKSKGKIQQGRIQLEDYAHLSTNTYASRKESSEEGSYLMEDYIDVLGQQHVKRALTIAAAGMHNIMLVGPPGTGKTMLIKRLPTILPPLTDQEALEVTKVLSASGKLKNGLSRLATVRPFRSPHHTISAAGLIGGGTIPKPGEVSLAHRGILFLDELPEFNRQVLEVLRQPLEDRHVTLSRARAAFTFPAHFMLAASMNPCPCGYAGNDPKQQRCTCTPHKIAAYRAKISGPLLDRIDLQVEVPRPKEGLEVKITSSSADLQAQVLAAQKIQEERYKGLPISWNSELSGSLLRRTAVLDKPAEDMLHQTIDALGLSMRSYDRILKMARTIADLAVEEQITTLHVAEAIQYRNLDVRSVAMQEYE
- a CDS encoding MarR family winged helix-turn-helix transcriptional regulator codes for the protein MKIHEELKLENQLCFAIYACSREITKLYQPYLDKIGVTYSQYLVLMVLWEREECTVKEIGEALYLDSGTLTPLLKRMQTAGLINRERSAHDERKVLISLTEKGKLLQDEAVHIPNAMRNQACLDDDQFRSLLNQFTDLLTQVHENNVEDKQKKN